The following proteins are encoded in a genomic region of Hymenobacter siberiensis:
- a CDS encoding magnesium citrate secondary transporter, whose product MFLGSALLYGGYQLNKHWLHLALPAGLASYLNDVLFLPLMLSLALAAHQTVYGRGATLPGTWVLAAWAGVALWFEGLLPLWSAQAVADPADVLAYAAGALIFQLWMNKRVR is encoded by the coding sequence TTGTTTTTAGGCAGCGCCCTGCTCTACGGCGGCTACCAGCTAAACAAGCACTGGCTGCACCTGGCGCTGCCGGCCGGGCTGGCGTCGTACTTGAACGATGTGCTTTTTCTCCCCCTAATGCTCAGCCTGGCCCTGGCCGCACACCAAACCGTGTACGGCCGTGGGGCCACGCTGCCCGGCACCTGGGTGCTGGCCGCCTGGGCCGGCGTAGCGCTGTGGTTCGAAGGCCTGCTGCCGCTCTGGTCGGCCCAGGCCGTGGCCGACCCGGCAGACGTGTTGGCCTACGCGGCCGGGGCGCTCA